A genomic region of Cannabis sativa cultivar Pink pepper isolate KNU-18-1 chromosome 1, ASM2916894v1, whole genome shotgun sequence contains the following coding sequences:
- the LOC115704465 gene encoding probable 2' cyclic ADP-D-ribose synthase BdTIR, whose amino-acid sequence MNSSVVKARALERLAKRVMKPKCEVFINHRGVDTKRSIATLLYDQLSWLNIPSFLDNKTMKPGDKLFDKIDTAIMGCKVGVAVFSPRYCDSYFCLHELALFAQTKKKVIPIFCDVKPSQLHVSLDNNQYSQEDLTRFAWAIEQAKNTVGLTFDSSKGNLADVVRKASNIVIRTLIEMEIKEKQTKRRRDQMFPVPT is encoded by the exons ATGAATAGTAGTGTTGTAAAAGCACGAGCCCTTGAGAGGTTAGCTAAGAGAGTTATGAAGCCAAAGTGTGAAGTTTTCATAAACCACAGGGGAGTTGACACGAAGAGAAGCATAGCTACTTTGCTTTACGACCAGTTGTCATGGCTGAACATTCCTTCTTTTTTAGACAACAAGACAATGAAACCAGGTGATAAACTGTTTGACAAAATCGACACTGCTATCATGGGTTGCAAGGTGGGGGTTGCAGTGTTCTCCCCTCGTTACTGCGACTCTTATTTTTGCCTACACGAGCTGGCTCTTTTCGCCCAGACAAAGAAGAAGGTCATTCCCATCTTCTGCGATGTCAAGCCATCTCAGCTTCACGTCTCCCTAGACAACAACCAATATTCCCAGGAGGACCTCACCAGATTTGCTTGGGCTATTGAACAGGCTAAAAACACCGTTGGTCTCACATTTGATTCCTCCaaagg GAACTTGGCTGATGTGGTAAGAAAGGCTTCCAATATAGTGATACGCACATTGATAGAGATGGAGATCAAGGAGAAACAAACAAAACGGCGTCGTGATCAGATGTTTCCAGTCCccacataa
- the LOC115706265 gene encoding beta-glucosidase 18 isoform X1 has protein sequence MKMKIGVLFFLILLLRTFSPTSAHCSSEEEEEEIQRSQFPDGFFFGTSTSAYQVEGAFLEDGKSLTNWDVFAHIPGNIINNENGDVADDHYHRYMEDIELLHSLGVNAYRFSISWSRILPRGISGDVNPEGIKFYNKLIDHLIHRGIEPFVTIFHFEFPQTLEDKYGAWLNPSMREEFVYFASICFKEFGERVKYWVTLNEPNHWAEFAYNRGEYPPARCSPPFGNCSRGDSDTEPLVVMHNMLISHAMAAHLYRKCFQRKQGGFIGISVSSFMYEPLRDEEDDRLAASRALAFNIAWALDPLVHGDYPVEMRECIGLKLPKISTEEKKILKGSIDFIGLNYYSTFYAKDCIHTPCSPKSQHPIKGFVETSVLRDGIPIGQPTGMESFFVVPRGMENIVEYIKHRYYNMMMFVTENGYASPVQESEQALLQDLNRIKFHKGHLNALARTVRKGANVRGYFIWSLMDNFEWNMGYGIRFGLYYVERATLKRIPKLSATWFATFLTGTNASGQSHHKGLFMESI, from the exons atgaaaatgaaaattggAGTTTTATTCTTCTTAATTCTGCTTCTACGTACATTTTCCCCTACTTCGGCCCATTGCtccagtgaagaagaagaagaagaaattcaAAGGTCTCAATTCCCAGACGGTTTCTTCTTCGGAACAAGCACTTCAGCCTATCAG GTTGAGGGAGCATTTCTTGAAGATGGAAAGAGTCTCACCAACTGGGATGTCTTCGCTCATATTCCAG GAAACATTATAAATAATGAAAATGGTGATGTTGCAGATGACCATTACCACCGGTATATG GAAGATATTGAATTATTGCATTCTCTTGGGGTGAATGCATATCGATTCTCAATTTCGTGGTCAAGAATTCTGCCTA GAGGAATATCTGGCGATGTTAACCCAGAAGGGATTAAGTTCTATAATAAATTAATCGACCACTTGATACATAGAG GAATCGAACCATTTGTGACTATTTTCCACTTTGAGTTTCCACAAACTCTGGAGGACAAATACGGGGCATGGCTAAATCCTTCAATGAG GGAGGAATTTGTATATTTTGCGTCGATATGTTTCAAGGAATTTGGAGAAAGAGTAAAGTACTGGGTGACCCTAAATGAGCCAAACCATTGGGCGGAATTTGCCTATAATAGGGGAGAGTACCCTCCGGCTCGTTGTTCGCCGCCGTTTGGGAATTGCTCAAGGGGCGACTCTGATACAGAGCCTCTTGTTGTCATGCACAACATGTTAATTTCACATGCCATGGCTGCTCATCTTTACCGCAAATGCTTTCAG AGGAAACAGGGTGGGTTTATTGGAATTTCTGTGTCTTCATTTATGTATGAACCACTTAGAGACGAAGAGGATGATCGGCTAGCTGCGAGTAGAGCATTGGCTTTCAATATCGCTTG GGCGTTAGATCCTTTAGTACATGGAGATTACCCTGTAGAAATGCGAGAGTGCATTGGGTTGAAATTGCCAAAGATTTCAACCGAAGAGAAAAAGATTCTGAAAGGCAGTATAGACTTCATTGGCTTAAACTACTATTCAACTTTCTACGCCAAAGACTGCATCCACACCCCTTGCTCCCCCAAGTCTCAACACCCAATTAAAGGCTTTGTCGAAACCTCAGTATTACGAGATGGTATACCTATTGGTCAACCG ACCGGAATGGAAAGCTTCTTTGTAGTTCCAAGAGGCATGGAGAATATTGTTGAATACATTAAGCACAGATATTATAACATGATGATGTTCGTTACTGAGAATG GATATGCTTCGCCGGTACAGGAGAGTGAACAAGCGCTGCTCCAAGATCTCAATCGCATCAAATTTCACAAAGGCCATCTTAACGCTTTAGCCCGCACAGTAAG GAAGGGTGCTAATGTGAGGGGATATTTCATTTGGTCGTTGATGGATAACTTTGAGTGGAATATGGGTTACGGCATTAGATTTGGGCTATATTATGTGGAACGCGCCACACTCAAACGTATCCCAAAACTTTCTGCCACATGGTTTGCAACCTTTCTTACTGGTACTAATGCAAGTGGACAGAGTCACCACAAGGGACTGTTTATGGAAAGCATTTGA
- the LOC115706265 gene encoding beta-glucosidase 18 isoform X2 yields the protein MKMKIGVLFFLILLLRTFSPTSAHCSSEEEEEEIQRSQFPDGFFFGTSTSAYQVEGAFLEDGKSLTNWDVFAHIPGNIINNENGDVADDHYHRYMEDIELLHSLGVNAYRFSISWSRILPRGISGDVNPEGIKFYNKLIDHLIHRGIEPFVTIFHFEFPQTLEDKYGAWLNPSMREEFVYFASICFKEFGERVKYWVTLNEPNHWAEFAYNRGEYPPARCSPPFGNCSRGDSDTEPLVVMHNMLISHAMAAHLYRKCFQRKQGGFIGISVSSFMYEPLRDEEDDRLAASRALAFNIAWALDPLVHGDYPVEMRECIGLKLPKISTEEKKILKGSIDFIGLNYYSTFYAKDCIHTPCSPKSQHPIKGFVETSVLRDGIPIGQPTGMESFFVVPRGMENIVEYIKHRYYNMMMFVTENGYASPVQESEQALLQDLNRIKFHKGHLNALARTVRVLM from the exons atgaaaatgaaaattggAGTTTTATTCTTCTTAATTCTGCTTCTACGTACATTTTCCCCTACTTCGGCCCATTGCtccagtgaagaagaagaagaagaaattcaAAGGTCTCAATTCCCAGACGGTTTCTTCTTCGGAACAAGCACTTCAGCCTATCAG GTTGAGGGAGCATTTCTTGAAGATGGAAAGAGTCTCACCAACTGGGATGTCTTCGCTCATATTCCAG GAAACATTATAAATAATGAAAATGGTGATGTTGCAGATGACCATTACCACCGGTATATG GAAGATATTGAATTATTGCATTCTCTTGGGGTGAATGCATATCGATTCTCAATTTCGTGGTCAAGAATTCTGCCTA GAGGAATATCTGGCGATGTTAACCCAGAAGGGATTAAGTTCTATAATAAATTAATCGACCACTTGATACATAGAG GAATCGAACCATTTGTGACTATTTTCCACTTTGAGTTTCCACAAACTCTGGAGGACAAATACGGGGCATGGCTAAATCCTTCAATGAG GGAGGAATTTGTATATTTTGCGTCGATATGTTTCAAGGAATTTGGAGAAAGAGTAAAGTACTGGGTGACCCTAAATGAGCCAAACCATTGGGCGGAATTTGCCTATAATAGGGGAGAGTACCCTCCGGCTCGTTGTTCGCCGCCGTTTGGGAATTGCTCAAGGGGCGACTCTGATACAGAGCCTCTTGTTGTCATGCACAACATGTTAATTTCACATGCCATGGCTGCTCATCTTTACCGCAAATGCTTTCAG AGGAAACAGGGTGGGTTTATTGGAATTTCTGTGTCTTCATTTATGTATGAACCACTTAGAGACGAAGAGGATGATCGGCTAGCTGCGAGTAGAGCATTGGCTTTCAATATCGCTTG GGCGTTAGATCCTTTAGTACATGGAGATTACCCTGTAGAAATGCGAGAGTGCATTGGGTTGAAATTGCCAAAGATTTCAACCGAAGAGAAAAAGATTCTGAAAGGCAGTATAGACTTCATTGGCTTAAACTACTATTCAACTTTCTACGCCAAAGACTGCATCCACACCCCTTGCTCCCCCAAGTCTCAACACCCAATTAAAGGCTTTGTCGAAACCTCAGTATTACGAGATGGTATACCTATTGGTCAACCG ACCGGAATGGAAAGCTTCTTTGTAGTTCCAAGAGGCATGGAGAATATTGTTGAATACATTAAGCACAGATATTATAACATGATGATGTTCGTTACTGAGAATG GATATGCTTCGCCGGTACAGGAGAGTGAACAAGCGCTGCTCCAAGATCTCAATCGCATCAAATTTCACAAAGGCCATCTTAACGCTTTAGCCCGCACAGTAAG GGTGCTAATGTGA